The following coding sequences are from one Arthrobacter sp. PvP023 window:
- a CDS encoding folylpolyglutamate synthase/dihydrofolate synthase family protein gives MTDEFSVESVYAELLGRAPENKMEPRLAPLFRAMDVLGEPNKAFPIIHITGTNGKTSTARMIEAGLRAHGLSTGRYTSPHLSKVTERISIDGAPVPDETFVRIWDEIRPYLQIVDSELEAEGQPRLTYFECLTILAFAIFADQPVNVAVMEVGLGGITDATNVGDGQVSVVTPISLDHTDLLGDTTEDIAYEKAGIIKPGGFLVSAAQPVGAAQVLLEKAREVQVPYRFEGVEFGVESRTVAVGGQMVTIQGLAGRYEELLVPLHGAHQAENAAVAIAALEAFFGGEKPLDPEVLQEAFASVTSPGRLEVLRTAPTIIVDAAHNPEGIRVSAEAIHEAFSFTRLVVVVGVLKEKDAEEILRQLKESLGDLAAEYCFTQSNSPRAVPAEDLAEIALDLGFGEDNIHVAEKLDDALEWAVEHAEANEDLAGGVLVTGSITLVAEARILLGKADA, from the coding sequence ATGACTGACGAATTTTCCGTAGAGAGCGTCTACGCCGAGCTGCTGGGCCGGGCGCCGGAAAACAAAATGGAGCCGCGCCTTGCGCCGCTCTTCCGGGCCATGGACGTACTGGGGGAGCCCAACAAGGCGTTCCCGATCATCCACATCACCGGCACCAACGGCAAAACGTCCACGGCCCGCATGATCGAAGCGGGGCTCCGCGCCCACGGGCTAAGCACCGGACGGTACACCAGCCCCCACCTGTCGAAAGTGACCGAGCGGATCAGCATCGACGGCGCCCCCGTGCCGGATGAGACCTTCGTCCGGATCTGGGACGAAATCCGCCCTTACCTCCAAATTGTGGACAGCGAGCTTGAGGCAGAGGGCCAGCCCCGGCTGACCTACTTTGAGTGCCTGACCATCCTGGCCTTCGCCATCTTCGCGGACCAGCCGGTCAATGTCGCCGTCATGGAGGTGGGACTGGGCGGTATCACCGACGCCACGAACGTCGGTGACGGCCAGGTGTCGGTGGTGACTCCCATTTCACTGGACCACACGGACCTCCTTGGCGACACCACGGAAGACATCGCTTACGAGAAGGCCGGCATCATCAAGCCGGGAGGCTTCCTGGTCAGCGCCGCGCAGCCCGTCGGCGCCGCCCAGGTGCTCCTCGAGAAGGCCCGCGAAGTCCAGGTTCCTTACCGTTTCGAAGGCGTGGAATTCGGCGTCGAATCCCGGACGGTTGCCGTAGGCGGCCAGATGGTGACCATCCAGGGCCTGGCCGGACGGTACGAGGAACTCCTGGTGCCTTTGCACGGAGCGCACCAGGCGGAGAATGCCGCCGTCGCGATTGCCGCGCTCGAGGCGTTCTTTGGCGGCGAGAAGCCGCTCGACCCCGAGGTCCTCCAGGAGGCCTTTGCCTCGGTCACGTCACCGGGCCGGCTCGAAGTGCTCCGGACTGCCCCGACCATCATCGTGGATGCCGCCCACAACCCGGAGGGCATCCGGGTTTCAGCCGAGGCCATCCACGAAGCCTTCAGCTTCACCCGACTGGTGGTAGTGGTGGGCGTCCTGAAGGAGAAGGACGCCGAGGAGATCCTTCGGCAGCTCAAGGAGTCCCTGGGCGACCTCGCCGCCGAATACTGCTTCACCCAGTCCAACTCGCCCCGTGCAGTGCCTGCCGAGGACCTGGCGGAAATTGCGCTCGATCTCGGCTTCGGTGAGGACAACATCCATGTTGCCGAAAAACTCGACGATGCCCTGGAGTGGGCAGTGGAGCACGCCGAAGCCAACGAGGACCTCGCCGGCGGCGTCCTGGTGACCGGTTCCATCACCCTCGTGGCGGAAGCACGGATCCTGCTCGGAAAGGCGGATGCCTGA
- a CDS encoding DUF4233 domain-containing protein yields the protein MARLTKAQREWRPGMPKKRRSTKVMFASTVLVLEGFVAFFATLAVFGLRRDEFPPAVILSVGIVLSLVLVFTCAVLSKPWGVALGWILQLVLIFTGFIEPMMFVVGILFAVAWWYGIRTGIRIDRESAQREREQAEWDAAHPDGESN from the coding sequence ATGGCCCGACTCACAAAGGCGCAGCGGGAGTGGCGGCCCGGCATGCCCAAGAAGAGGCGCTCCACCAAAGTCATGTTCGCCTCCACGGTCCTGGTTCTCGAGGGGTTCGTCGCATTCTTCGCGACGCTGGCGGTCTTTGGACTCCGCCGCGACGAGTTCCCGCCGGCAGTGATCCTCTCGGTGGGCATCGTCCTGAGCCTGGTGCTGGTGTTCACTTGCGCGGTGCTGTCCAAGCCGTGGGGTGTGGCACTGGGGTGGATCCTGCAGCTCGTCCTGATCTTCACCGGATTCATTGAACCCATGATGTTCGTGGTGGGAATCCTCTTTGCCGTGGCTTGGTGGTACGGCATCAGGACCGGCATCCGGATTGACCGCGAGTCCGCCCAGCGCGAACGCGAACAGGCCGAATGGGACGCCGCCCACCCTGACGGCGAAAGCAACTAG
- the ndk gene encoding nucleoside-diphosphate kinase, whose protein sequence is MSIERTLVLIKPDGVTRNLTGSILGRIEAKGYTLTELKKVDASRELLEQHYEEHVGKPFYEPLVEFMLSGPVVAAIFEGHRVIEGFRSLAGTTDPTTAAPGTIRGDFGRDWGLKVQQNLVHGSDSVEAAEREIKIWFQD, encoded by the coding sequence GTGAGCATTGAGCGCACCCTCGTCCTGATCAAGCCTGACGGCGTGACCCGCAACCTGACCGGCTCCATCCTCGGCCGGATCGAAGCCAAAGGCTACACCCTCACCGAGCTCAAGAAGGTCGACGCCAGCCGCGAATTGCTGGAGCAGCACTACGAGGAGCACGTAGGCAAGCCGTTCTACGAGCCGCTCGTCGAGTTCATGCTCAGCGGGCCGGTTGTCGCTGCAATCTTCGAGGGCCACCGCGTGATCGAGGGCTTCCGCTCGCTCGCCGGTACAACGGATCCGACGACGGCGGCGCCCGGCACCATCCGCGGCGACTTCGGCCGTGACTGGGGCCTGAAGGTCCAGCAGAACCTGGTCCACGGTTCAGACTCCGTCGAGGCCGCCGAACGCGAGATCAAGATCTGGTTCCAGGACTAA
- a CDS encoding vitamin K epoxide reductase family protein produces the protein MPSISNSMQNNVVDGDLRERSAAQEGLPPMTRDKPFGWLLVITGVIGWLASGALVLEKLAVLKDPNHVTACDVNPWVSCGAVMQTWQSSLFGFPNMFIGIVAFAVVITTGMAVLAGAKFSRWYWLGLQAGVTLGFAFVVWLWSQALYSIHILCPFCMVVWAAMIPLFVWVTVRNITHGVIKVPAGAAKIAGDSGWIALALLYVAVIATIFFAFIQVFIGTSGY, from the coding sequence ATGCCCAGCATCTCCAATTCCATGCAGAACAACGTGGTGGACGGCGACCTCCGCGAGCGTTCAGCGGCCCAGGAAGGCCTGCCTCCCATGACCCGGGACAAACCGTTTGGCTGGCTTCTGGTCATTACAGGCGTTATCGGCTGGCTCGCCTCTGGCGCCCTGGTCCTGGAAAAGCTGGCAGTCCTTAAGGATCCGAACCACGTCACGGCCTGCGACGTCAATCCGTGGGTCTCCTGCGGCGCCGTCATGCAGACCTGGCAGAGTTCCCTCTTCGGCTTCCCCAACATGTTCATCGGCATCGTGGCCTTCGCCGTGGTGATCACCACCGGCATGGCTGTGCTTGCCGGCGCCAAGTTTTCCCGCTGGTACTGGCTTGGCCTGCAGGCGGGTGTCACGCTCGGTTTTGCCTTCGTGGTGTGGCTGTGGTCGCAGGCACTGTACTCGATCCACATCCTGTGCCCGTTCTGCATGGTGGTGTGGGCAGCGATGATTCCGCTCTTTGTGTGGGTTACGGTCCGGAACATCACGCACGGAGTGATCAAGGTTCCGGCCGGCGCCGCAAAGATCGCCGGCGACTCCGGCTGGATCGCCCTCGCCCTGCTGTACGTGGCCGTCATCGCCACCATCTTCTTTGCCTTCATCCAGGTGTTCATCGGGACGTCCGGCTACTAA
- a CDS encoding Rne/Rng family ribonuclease, whose product MDNDQVLAVNEEAAASEEAAAPQPPKRAVRTRRKAAPKVEAAEAGEADAAPAEAPAADAAAEEKPPVRRSRSRKKVEPAEPLPVFADDSAAPVEAAQADTAPAGEAAESAEVVEKPVRRRASRAKAPAKAAEASQAAEPAKGTDIRDAAAVAEPAAEEEVAAAGQETEVLESAAPVTATEQPAAAEAASPVGALFLEPGSVTSMIFQAPDLSTVVRPAAAPAVAKEDVEEDTEEDSEDVDAGGSRRRRSRGRRGRSRVTDRDTAGETESAEGAAGDEDSDEESTRTTDDGVTSRRRRRRRRGDQDLELTGGGDDDPPNTVTRVRAPRAISEAPVNNRVTSVKGSTRLEAKKQRRRESRDTGRRRTVITEAEFLARRESVDRQMIVRQRDDRIQIGVLEDGVLAEHFVSKTQQDSLIGNVYLGKVQNVLPSMEAAFVDIGRGRNAVLYAGEVNWDAVNLEGKQRRIENALKSGDSVLVQVTKDPVGHKGARLTSQISLPGRYLVYVPGGSMTGISRKLPDVERNRLKRILKDRLPEDAGVIVRTAAEGASEEELTHDINRLRAQWEGIESQATSTKILAPELLYGEPDLTIKVVRDVFNEDFSKLIVSGEEAWDTIEAYVTYVAPDLVGRLEKWTKDTDIFSAWRIDEQIHKALDRKVFLPSGGSLVIDRTEAMTVVDVNTGKFTGSGGNLEETVTKNNLEAAEEVVRQLRLRDIGGIIVIDFIDMVLESNRDLVLRRMVECLGRDRTKHQVAEVTSLGLVQMTRKRMGTGLLEVFGEQCEACAGRGIVTHDEPVEHRRANTVAAEHHVQRAETQQPPRTERKSRRRGKGGQPVSEAAPSTPAPVHHEPTDAERHAKAEATRVALANIAAAAHAAHLHDAETGHAAPAAAAQASAAQAVGQALAAQAPSGQTGAPAGGGAAQPSAAQPATARPAKVSETEAVAAGRPAAVLTFGGEKVALPFVEHAGEAPASGAALTLDRLAEAFAHLGEPAAAEAPASPAEQQAPPAQSPAEAPARVPSVQAQAPARTQAPAAPAAEADYTDHTAVQGRARRPRRHRSASRAQGAANETSVEHHETAPVAASGHTHEAKAPEPAKKDMPAKAPASEPIILGVGVPASEL is encoded by the coding sequence ATGGATAATGACCAGGTTCTAGCCGTTAATGAAGAAGCCGCTGCCAGCGAAGAGGCTGCAGCGCCCCAACCGCCCAAGAGGGCAGTCCGCACCAGGCGCAAGGCCGCCCCGAAAGTAGAAGCCGCAGAAGCCGGCGAAGCGGACGCAGCCCCCGCGGAGGCTCCCGCAGCTGATGCCGCTGCGGAGGAAAAGCCCCCGGTGCGCCGCAGCCGTTCGCGCAAGAAGGTGGAGCCCGCCGAGCCGCTTCCGGTTTTCGCCGATGATTCCGCCGCCCCCGTTGAGGCAGCGCAGGCTGACACTGCACCCGCAGGGGAGGCAGCAGAGTCAGCAGAAGTCGTCGAAAAGCCCGTCCGTCGCCGCGCCTCTCGCGCCAAGGCCCCCGCAAAAGCTGCCGAAGCCTCCCAGGCCGCCGAGCCTGCCAAGGGTACCGACATCCGGGACGCCGCGGCCGTTGCCGAGCCGGCAGCCGAAGAAGAAGTGGCCGCCGCGGGCCAGGAAACTGAAGTCCTGGAATCCGCCGCTCCCGTGACTGCCACTGAGCAGCCGGCGGCAGCCGAAGCGGCCAGCCCTGTTGGCGCGCTCTTCCTCGAGCCCGGTTCGGTGACGTCCATGATTTTCCAGGCACCGGACCTGAGCACCGTGGTCCGCCCGGCAGCCGCTCCTGCTGTGGCCAAGGAAGACGTCGAGGAAGACACGGAAGAAGACTCCGAAGATGTAGACGCCGGCGGCTCCCGCCGCCGCCGCAGCCGCGGACGCCGTGGCCGCAGCCGCGTGACCGACCGGGACACTGCCGGTGAGACGGAATCCGCCGAAGGCGCCGCGGGCGACGAGGATTCTGATGAGGAGTCCACCCGGACCACCGACGACGGCGTTACCTCCCGCCGTCGCCGCCGTCGCCGCCGCGGTGACCAGGACCTCGAACTGACGGGCGGGGGAGACGATGACCCGCCCAACACGGTGACCCGGGTCCGTGCACCCCGGGCCATCAGCGAGGCGCCGGTCAACAACCGCGTCACGTCCGTCAAGGGCTCCACCCGCCTTGAGGCGAAGAAGCAGCGCCGCCGCGAATCCCGCGACACCGGTCGCCGCCGCACCGTCATCACCGAGGCTGAGTTCCTGGCCCGCCGGGAGTCGGTGGACCGCCAGATGATCGTCCGCCAGCGCGACGACAGAATCCAGATCGGCGTCCTGGAGGACGGCGTCCTGGCTGAGCACTTCGTCTCCAAGACCCAGCAGGACTCCCTGATCGGCAACGTCTACCTGGGCAAGGTCCAGAACGTGCTGCCCTCCATGGAAGCCGCTTTCGTGGACATCGGACGCGGACGCAACGCCGTCCTCTACGCCGGTGAAGTCAACTGGGACGCCGTCAACCTCGAGGGCAAGCAGCGCCGGATCGAGAACGCGCTGAAGTCCGGCGACTCCGTGCTGGTCCAGGTCACCAAGGACCCGGTCGGCCACAAGGGTGCCCGCCTGACCAGCCAGATCTCGCTGCCCGGCCGCTACCTCGTATACGTTCCCGGCGGTTCCATGACCGGCATCTCCCGGAAGCTGCCCGACGTCGAACGCAACCGCCTGAAGCGGATCCTCAAGGACCGCCTGCCGGAAGACGCCGGCGTGATCGTGCGCACCGCGGCCGAGGGCGCGTCCGAGGAAGAGCTGACGCACGACATCAACCGCCTGCGTGCCCAGTGGGAAGGCATCGAAAGCCAGGCCACGTCCACCAAGATCCTTGCCCCGGAGCTCCTCTACGGCGAACCGGACCTCACGATCAAGGTGGTCCGCGACGTCTTCAACGAGGACTTCTCCAAGCTGATCGTTTCGGGCGAGGAAGCCTGGGACACCATTGAGGCGTACGTAACGTACGTGGCTCCGGACCTGGTGGGCCGGCTCGAAAAGTGGACCAAGGACACGGACATCTTCTCGGCCTGGCGGATCGACGAGCAGATCCACAAGGCCCTGGACCGCAAGGTCTTCCTGCCCTCCGGCGGCTCCCTCGTGATCGACCGCACCGAAGCCATGACCGTGGTGGACGTCAACACCGGCAAGTTCACCGGCAGCGGCGGCAACCTGGAGGAAACCGTCACCAAGAACAACCTGGAAGCGGCGGAGGAAGTGGTGCGCCAGCTGCGGCTGCGCGACATCGGCGGCATCATCGTCATCGACTTCATCGACATGGTGCTCGAATCCAACCGCGACCTCGTGCTGCGCCGCATGGTGGAGTGCCTCGGACGCGACCGGACCAAGCACCAGGTCGCGGAAGTGACCTCGCTGGGCCTCGTGCAGATGACCCGCAAGCGCATGGGCACCGGCCTGCTGGAAGTCTTCGGCGAGCAGTGCGAGGCCTGCGCCGGCCGCGGCATCGTCACGCACGACGAACCGGTGGAACACCGCCGTGCCAACACCGTTGCCGCAGAGCACCACGTGCAGCGGGCTGAAACCCAGCAGCCTCCCAGGACGGAGCGCAAGAGCCGCCGCCGCGGCAAGGGCGGCCAGCCTGTTTCCGAGGCCGCTCCGTCGACGCCGGCTCCGGTGCATCACGAACCCACCGACGCCGAACGCCATGCCAAGGCTGAAGCGACCCGCGTTGCCCTGGCCAACATCGCTGCGGCAGCACATGCCGCCCACCTGCACGACGCCGAGACCGGCCATGCAGCCCCCGCCGCCGCAGCACAGGCAAGTGCCGCCCAGGCAGTGGGCCAGGCACTCGCCGCCCAGGCTCCTTCCGGGCAAACCGGAGCGCCGGCCGGGGGAGGGGCTGCCCAGCCGTCCGCCGCCCAGCCCGCCACGGCGCGGCCGGCCAAGGTGTCGGAAACTGAAGCAGTAGCCGCAGGACGGCCCGCGGCCGTTCTGACCTTCGGCGGCGAAAAGGTGGCACTGCCGTTTGTTGAGCATGCCGGCGAAGCACCTGCGTCCGGAGCGGCCCTGACACTCGATCGGCTCGCGGAGGCTTTCGCGCACTTGGGTGAGCCTGCAGCCGCTGAGGCTCCGGCGTCACCGGCTGAACAGCAGGCTCCGCCTGCCCAGTCACCGGCCGAGGCACCCGCCCGTGTTCCGTCGGTCCAAGCCCAGGCTCCAGCCCGGACCCAGGCCCCGGCAGCACCCGCTGCTGAAGCCGACTACACCGACCACACCGCGGTGCAGGGCAGGGCGCGCCGTCCCCGCCGTCACCGGAGTGCCAGCCGCGCCCAGGGCGCAGCCAACGAGACGTCCGTGGAACACCACGAAACTGCTCCTGTGGCCGCGTCAGGGCACACCCACGAAGCAAAGGCTCCCGAGCCGGCGAAGAAGGATATGCCCGCCAAGGCACCGGCCAGCGAGCCGATCATCCTCGGTGTGGGAGTACCGGCCTCCGAGCTCTGA
- a CDS encoding bifunctional hydroxymethylpyrimidine kinase/phosphomethylpyrimidine kinase, whose amino-acid sequence MSPLASSFLPTPASEAARESSQGGTVLRSTPRVLAIAGSDPSGGAGIQADLKSIAANGGYGMAAITALTAQNTRGVRAVHVPPADFLTAQLEAISDDIGIDAVKIGMLGDSAVIAAVRSWLEKARPAVVVLDPVMVATSGDRLLQEAAEAALRELLPLADLVTPNLAELAMLLDEPLAGDWEAALAQGKRLAAQAGTTVLVKGGHLDGGECPDALVNTAGLLAQDVVVVPGERIDTTNSHGTGCSLSSAMATAQARLGDWEASLRTVKPWLQGALREAGALDVGTGNGPVHHFHHLAPTGNETPAEGRFAAVLWQDAGPDLDAVYGLDFIRGLADGSLTEHHFAYYLAQDAIYLNGYSRVLSRAAAIAPTEAEQLFWARSAQQCLEVESELHRTWLSTRSVDSGLGPVTKSYVDHLLASSVSGSYGVLVAAVLPCFWLYAEVGAALHGQFLAAGSPSDHPYADWLRTYADEGFAAATRQAVRITDDAARSASDKERQAMRVAFRQSCRYEVEFFDAPRRHAAPQTIPEPVR is encoded by the coding sequence ATGTCTCCTTTGGCCTCATCATTCCTGCCCACCCCTGCCTCCGAAGCCGCCCGCGAATCATCACAGGGCGGCACTGTCCTGCGCAGTACGCCGCGGGTCCTGGCCATCGCCGGCTCCGATCCGTCCGGCGGGGCGGGGATCCAGGCCGACCTCAAAAGCATTGCCGCAAACGGCGGATACGGCATGGCTGCCATCACCGCCCTGACGGCGCAGAACACCCGTGGCGTTCGTGCCGTTCACGTGCCCCCGGCGGATTTCCTGACGGCCCAGCTTGAGGCCATCAGCGACGACATCGGCATTGACGCCGTCAAGATCGGCATGCTGGGTGACTCCGCCGTGATTGCCGCCGTCCGCAGCTGGCTCGAGAAGGCCCGTCCCGCCGTCGTGGTTCTCGACCCCGTGATGGTCGCCACCAGCGGGGACAGACTCCTGCAGGAAGCGGCCGAGGCGGCACTGCGCGAACTCCTGCCCCTTGCCGACCTTGTCACTCCCAACCTGGCGGAACTGGCGATGCTCCTCGATGAACCGCTCGCGGGTGACTGGGAGGCGGCACTCGCCCAGGGGAAGCGCCTCGCCGCCCAGGCCGGCACCACGGTGCTCGTCAAGGGCGGACACCTCGACGGCGGGGAGTGCCCTGACGCGCTGGTCAACACGGCAGGACTGCTCGCCCAGGACGTTGTGGTTGTGCCCGGCGAGCGGATTGACACCACGAACAGCCACGGCACCGGGTGTTCCCTGTCCTCGGCAATGGCCACCGCGCAGGCGAGGCTGGGGGACTGGGAGGCATCCTTGCGGACAGTGAAGCCGTGGCTGCAGGGGGCGCTCCGGGAAGCCGGCGCCTTGGACGTGGGAACAGGCAACGGCCCGGTACACCATTTCCACCATCTGGCCCCCACAGGCAATGAAACGCCGGCCGAAGGCCGTTTCGCAGCGGTCCTCTGGCAGGATGCCGGGCCGGACCTGGACGCCGTTTACGGGCTCGACTTCATCCGCGGCCTGGCCGACGGGTCCCTCACCGAGCACCACTTCGCGTACTACCTTGCCCAGGATGCCATCTACCTGAACGGCTATTCCCGGGTGCTGTCCCGTGCCGCCGCGATTGCCCCCACCGAGGCGGAGCAGCTGTTCTGGGCGCGGTCGGCGCAGCAATGCCTCGAAGTCGAGTCCGAACTGCACCGGACATGGCTCAGCACCCGGAGTGTGGACAGCGGACTGGGGCCGGTCACCAAGTCCTATGTGGACCACCTGCTGGCCTCATCCGTTTCCGGCAGCTACGGCGTGCTCGTGGCGGCCGTTCTCCCGTGCTTCTGGCTGTACGCCGAAGTGGGTGCCGCCCTGCACGGGCAGTTCCTGGCGGCAGGCTCGCCGTCGGACCATCCCTATGCCGACTGGCTCCGCACTTACGCGGACGAAGGATTCGCCGCGGCCACCCGGCAGGCGGTGCGCATTACCGACGACGCTGCCCGTTCCGCCTCTGACAAGGAACGGCAAGCCATGCGGGTGGCCTTCCGGCAGTCGTGCCGCTACGAGGTGGAGTTCTTCGACGCGCCGAGGCGTCACGCTGCACCGCAAACCATTCCCGAGCCGGTACGATAG
- the rplU gene encoding 50S ribosomal protein L21: MVYAIVRAGGRQEKVSVGDFVTLNRVPGGAGSTIELPALLLVDGDKVTSAAADLAKVTVTAEILQDLRGPKIVIQKFKNKTGYKKRQGHRQELTKVKITGIK, from the coding sequence GTGGTGTACGCGATTGTCCGCGCAGGCGGCCGCCAAGAGAAGGTTTCCGTTGGAGACTTCGTTACCCTGAACCGCGTCCCCGGTGGAGCCGGCAGCACCATTGAGTTGCCCGCACTGCTCCTGGTAGACGGTGACAAAGTCACGTCTGCCGCTGCGGACCTGGCCAAGGTAACGGTTACGGCTGAGATCCTTCAGGACCTTCGTGGTCCGAAGATCGTCATCCAGAAGTTCAAGAACAAGACCGGGTACAAGAAGCGCCAGGGTCACCGTCAGGAACTGACCAAGGTCAAGATCACCGGTATCAAGTAA
- the rpmA gene encoding 50S ribosomal protein L27, with protein sequence MAHKKGASSTRNGRDSNAQYLGVKRFGGQVVSAGEIIVRQRGTHFHPGAGVGRGGDDTLFALTPGAVEFGTRRGRRVVNIVAAAAAE encoded by the coding sequence ATGGCACATAAAAAAGGCGCGAGCTCCACTCGCAACGGTCGTGACTCCAACGCCCAGTACCTCGGCGTCAAGCGCTTCGGCGGTCAGGTAGTTTCCGCTGGCGAGATCATCGTCCGCCAGCGTGGCACCCACTTCCACCCGGGTGCCGGCGTTGGCCGCGGCGGCGACGACACCCTGTTCGCACTGACCCCCGGCGCCGTTGAATTCGGTACCCGCCGCGGACGTCGAGTCGTGAACATCGTTGCTGCTGCAGCTGCAGAGTAA
- the obgE gene encoding GTPase ObgE, whose product MASFVDRVVLHVSGGSGGHGCVSVHREKFKPLGGPDGGNGGDGGDVILRVDPQTTTLLDYHHAPHRHATNGGPGMGDWRGGKNGETLILPVPEGTVVKTKDGRVLADLVGEGTEFIAAAGGPGGLGNAALSSQKRRAPGFALLGIEGESSDIVLELKSIADIALVGFPSAGKSSLIAAMSAARPKIADYPFTTLIPNLGVVQAGDVRFTIADVPGLIEGASEGKGLGHHFLRHVERCAALVHVLDCGTLEADRDPLSDLAIIEAELEKYAVDMSYAGTDGEVVPLNHRPRLVALNKVDLPDGKDMAEFVRPELESRGYRVFEISATSHEGLRQLGFAMAEIVKAARDAVAATPPKVHAPVLRPRAVNEAGFKIRREEKNLEPLFRVLGDKPVRWVKQTDFTNEEAIGYLADRLAKLGVENELFKQGAKPGDTVVIGEDDGVVFDWEPTMMAGAELLASPRGTDVRFADIGDRPTRGQKRDEQQERRDAKAAARAELEAERKAGIWTESVSGRRAARPLQESGLTTENEE is encoded by the coding sequence GTGGCGAGCTTTGTAGACCGGGTAGTACTGCACGTATCCGGCGGTAGCGGCGGTCACGGCTGTGTCTCCGTCCACCGCGAGAAGTTCAAGCCCCTGGGCGGTCCCGACGGCGGCAATGGCGGTGATGGCGGCGACGTCATCCTGCGCGTCGACCCGCAGACCACCACGCTGCTGGACTATCACCACGCACCCCACCGCCACGCCACCAATGGCGGACCCGGCATGGGTGACTGGCGCGGCGGCAAAAACGGCGAAACGCTGATCCTGCCCGTTCCGGAAGGCACCGTCGTCAAGACCAAGGACGGCCGCGTCCTGGCCGACCTCGTCGGCGAAGGCACCGAGTTCATCGCGGCCGCAGGCGGACCGGGCGGCTTGGGCAACGCCGCGCTCTCCTCGCAGAAGCGCCGGGCCCCCGGCTTCGCCCTGCTCGGCATTGAAGGCGAGTCCAGCGACATCGTCCTGGAACTGAAGTCCATCGCGGACATCGCCCTCGTGGGATTCCCGTCCGCCGGCAAGTCCAGCCTGATCGCCGCCATGTCCGCTGCACGCCCCAAGATCGCCGATTACCCCTTCACTACGCTGATCCCCAACCTTGGTGTCGTCCAGGCCGGCGACGTGCGCTTCACCATCGCAGACGTGCCCGGCCTCATCGAAGGAGCCAGCGAAGGCAAGGGCCTGGGCCACCACTTCCTCCGGCACGTGGAGCGCTGCGCAGCTTTGGTTCACGTTTTGGACTGCGGTACGCTCGAAGCTGACCGTGATCCGCTCTCCGACCTGGCGATCATCGAAGCCGAACTCGAAAAATACGCCGTTGACATGAGCTACGCCGGCACCGACGGCGAAGTCGTCCCGCTGAACCACCGGCCCCGGCTGGTTGCCTTGAACAAAGTCGACCTGCCTGACGGCAAGGACATGGCCGAATTCGTCCGGCCCGAGCTTGAGTCCCGCGGCTACCGGGTGTTTGAGATCTCCGCCACGAGCCACGAGGGCCTGCGCCAGCTTGGCTTCGCCATGGCAGAGATCGTCAAGGCGGCCCGCGACGCCGTGGCCGCCACCCCGCCGAAGGTGCACGCGCCCGTACTGCGCCCCCGCGCGGTCAACGAAGCCGGCTTCAAGATCCGGCGCGAGGAAAAGAACCTCGAGCCGCTGTTCCGGGTCCTGGGCGACAAGCCCGTGCGCTGGGTCAAGCAGACCGACTTCACCAACGAGGAAGCCATCGGCTACCTCGCCGACCGCCTGGCCAAACTGGGCGTGGAAAACGAACTGTTCAAGCAGGGTGCCAAGCCGGGCGACACCGTAGTGATCGGTGAAGACGACGGCGTGGTCTTCGACTGGGAGCCCACCATGATGGCCGGCGCCGAACTGCTCGCTTCGCCCCGTGGCACCGACGTGCGTTTCGCCGACATCGGCGACCGCCCCACCCGCGGCCAGAAGCGCGACGAGCAGCAGGAGCGCCGCGACGCCAAGGCAGCGGCCCGGGCCGAGCTGGAAGCCGAGCGCAAGGCCGGGATCTGGACCGAATCAGTCAGCGGGCGCCGTGCCGCACGGCCGCTCCAGGAGAGCGGACTGACCACCGAAAATGAGGAGTGA